TGAAGTCAGGCGAGAAGGAAGAGTGTATCGTGATGAACGGCGTTGTCAAGCGTGGGGCTCCCGTGTGGAAAAACTTGCCCGCCGCTTGTACCGCCGCCTCCCCCTCGTCTCGGCCAACGGCTGCGCCGCCAAGAGAGCAAGAAAGGCGAATTGCTGTCAAAAATAGGGGGTATACCTGATTGTGTCTCTGCCCCGGTCCGGTAAGGTGGGCTTGCTTCACATCTCAAGCCGGTTTTCTCTTCTGCGGCCGGTTCGCCTGGATGCCCCCTTTTCCTCATCACTCTGGAGGTGATATGCCTGTATCGACACTCAGCGCCCGTATTGCAACGGATTCGGGCCGCGCGTATTCGAGCCGTGGATTGCTGGAGACGCTGGAGCCGCGTCTGCTTTTTTCGGCGACGCTGCTTGTGGATGCGGGGCCCGACGCCTCGGCCGACGAGGGCCAGTCGGTTGATTTCGTGGGTACTTTCGACGACCAGGGGGGCGGGACGCCGGGGACGTTCGACCTGCTATCGCTGACGAGTAACGCGGTGAGTGAGCAGCGGCTACGGATCGATGGCGAGCGTGCGGTGTGGGACGACGGCGTGGACGTGTATTTGTTTGACGGGACGACGCCGGGCGGCGTGCCCAATGTCATCAACCTGTCGGCGACGGTGGCGGGCAACGCGATCGACGGGCAGATCGACGGCGACCGGGTGGCGTTTGTCGCGTCGGGCAGCGGCGGGCCGGGCGGCGTGTTTGTGTACGAGATTTCGACCGGCTCGCTGACGCAAATCAGCACGAGCGAGTTGGCACAGGACATCCAGATCCAAGGCGATCTGGTGGTCTGGGAGCAAGACAACGGCGCGTTCCAGACGATCTTGCAGTACGACCTGAGTAACCCCCCGCCGTTCGCGGGGTTTGTGGCTTCACCGAACTCGGGGCCCGGGACGTCGGGCGACATGACGGACCCGGTGCTTGAAGATGGCGTGGTGTACTGGCTGGCCGCGGGGACGGGCGGGTTCCGCGATGTGTTTGCGAAGGACCTGGGCAGCGGCGTTGTGTACAACGTGTCGGAGACGGCGTCGCAGCATGACCAGGGCATCCGCGCGGATGGCGGGGTTGTGACGTGGAACACGGTGCAGCAGGGCTCGACGTTCCCGGATGTGTACGTGTTTGACGGGCGCGGCTTTGACGGGACTGGCGCGAAGCCGACGGCGGTGCAACTCGACGCGGCGGGTATCTTCGACATCAACGCGCGGGTCTCGGGCACGGACGTGGTGTGGGCGTCGGTCGGTGCGGGCGTGCGTGAGATCTACCACTACAACGTGGATACCGCGACCACCACCAACCTGAGCAATACGGCCACGGTGCTCGAAGGCAACCCCGACATCTCGGGCAACAACGTCGTGTGGCAGGGCAACAACGGCAGCGCGGAGGTCATCTTCCACTACGACCTGGCGGGCGGGTCGCTGACGCAGGTCGGCCCGGCGATCGAGGCGTCGACGCCCGCCGTCTCGGGCAACAACATCGTGTACTTCGACGCAACCAGCTTACTGCCCGCCGCGACGACCGAGGTCGTCTTCGCGCGCGGCGCGTCGGCGGCGACGTATACGTTTGACTGGGACTTCGGCGACGGCACGGTGCTGACGGATGTCACGCTCAACGAGTCGCACACCTACGCCGACAACGGCAGTTACACCGTCGCGCTGACGGTGACGGCCAGCGACGGCCGAGTGACGACCGACACACTGACCGCGACGGTCGCGAATGTCGACCCGACGCTGGGCGCGGTCGCGATCGACCAGGCGGTGATTGATGAGGGCGGCAGCGTGACCGTGAGCGGCACGTTCGCCGACGCGGGCACGGCCGACACGCACACGGTTTCCGTTGATTGGGGCGATGGCACGACCAGCAACGCCACGGTCGATCAGGGAGCGGGCACCTACAGCGCGACGCACACCTATGTGGATGACGACCCGACCGGGACGCCGAGCGATGTCAGCGCGATCGCGGTGACCGTGACGGACGACGACGCGGGCAGCGCGGCCGGGGCGTCGAGCGTCACGGTCAACAACGTCGGCCCCAGCCTGTCGGGCGTTTCGCTGAGTTCGTCGAGTGTCGATGAAGGCGGCGGCGTGACGCTGACGGGCAGCATCCTCGACGCGGGCGTGAACGATACGCACACGGTTGAGGTGGACTGGGGCGATGGCACGACCAGCAACGCCACGGTCGATCAGGTGGCGGGCACGTTCACAGCCAACCACACCTACGCGGATGATGACCCGACGGGCACGGCCAGCGACCTCGCCAACATCATGATCACGGCGACCGACGACGACACGGGCGTGGGTGATGCTGCGACGAGCGTGACGGTGAACAACCTCGCGCCGGTGGTCGCGGCGATCGCCGGGCCCAGCGAGGCGGTGCGCGGGCAGGCGGTGACGTACACCGGCTCGTTCACGGATGCCGGGGTCAACGACACGCATACGCTGCTTTTCGAGGTGCGCGACGCGGCGAACAACGTCGTGGCGTCGAGTACGACGGACCAAGTGAGCTTTACGCCGGAGGGCCTGGGCACCCACACGGTGACACTGACGGTGACCGACGACGACACGGGCGTGGGTGCAAACAGCACGACGACCCAGGTCGCGACGTTCACGGTGGTCGCCGACCCGGTCGACCCGGGCCAGACCGCCCTGCTCGTGGGCGGCGGCGACAACGCGGACCGGATCCGCATCCGCGGCAACAGCTCGGGCCTGCGGGTGGATGTACTCGACCTGGCGACGGGTGAATCGGCGTCGGCCAGCGGGCTCAGCGCCGACCGCATCATCGTGTACGGCGGGGACGGCGATGACAACATCCGCGTCAACAACTCGGCGGGCACGACCCCGGCGGACCTCTTCGGCGGCGCGGGCGACGACTACCTCCGTGGCGGGCAGGGTGACGACACGATCGTCGGCGGCGCGGGCGACGACTTTATCTCGGGCCACAGCGGCCGCGACCTCACGATCGGCGGGCAGGGCAGCGACATCGTCATCGGCAACCGCCACGACGACATCCTTGTTGCGGGCGAATACACGCAGGAGAACGACCTCGCCGCGCTCCGGGCGATCATGGCCGAGTGGACCCGCACCGACCTGGGCTACAGCGCCCGCGTGGGCAACTTGATGAACGGTACGGGGCTCAACGGCTCGACGATCCTGAGCGATACGACCGTCCTGGACGACGACCGCTGGGACCTGCTGCTCGGGCTCCAGGGCCAGGACTGGTTCCTCGCCAATGACCAGCAGGACTGGACCGACCAGCGCAACAACGAGACCCTGACCGACACGCAGAACGACTTCCTCGACAGCGAAGAGGAAGAGGCATAAGCGCCGGGCGAACAAGTAAGTCTCCCCCCCTCGGCGGGTCCACTTCGGTGGGCCCGCTGTTTTTGGACATGCGGCCGTATCGCCTGCCGCGGTCGGGTGGGGTACAATCCCGCCTCGCCGCAGCCTCATGCTGCACAAACGGGTAGGTGCCCGCGCCGATGCGGGTCGCCCCGGGTGGGGTGCCAGAGCGGACGAATGGAACGGTTTTGAAAACCGTCGTGCCCTCACGGGTACCGTGGGTTCGAATCCCACCCCCACCGCTTTTTGTAATGAACCGCCAAGGCGCCAAGTACGCCAAGGCAGACAAGGAATAGATCGATGCGACATAAACTCAAGACGTGGATGCTGGTGCCCGCCCTGTTGTTGTGCCTGCTGGTTTGCGGGCCCGCGATTGCGGCGGATGAGGCGTTGCTCGGCACGTGGGAGCTGACGCAGGTCGGCGAGAACGAGCCGGAGGATGGTCAGCGCGTGGTGTATGCGTTTCGCGAAGCGACGGTGCGTGTGACGATCGAGGCGTCGGGCGCTTCGACTTCATGGGAGCTGCCGTACAGCGTGTCGGAGGATGGCAAGCTGACGATCGAGCCGAGCGAGGGGCTTGGCGACCCGTCGCCGGTGACGTTTTCGTACACGGTGGCGGGCGATGCGCTGACGATCCAGCGTGACACCGAGGGCGTGACGGAGCAGCCGGAGATCGTGTTTGCGCGGGTCGCGGGGTGAGAGCGACGGCGGGTGTCTGATCGCTGCTCATCCGGGGTCTGATAATCGAGCTATTGGAGGCCGACCTGAACCAGGGTCGGCCTTTTTTTCATGCGTTTTCAGCCAATAAACAGCGTTTTTACGGCGTTCTGATTCCTAACACATCGCTCACGAGCCGCTAACAATCGAATTTTATGATTCCCGCAACACCCGGGCGGACACGGCTATGTGGCCGTATTCCGACCCGCATATGGAGACCTTGTTGTGGATTGTAAGACTAAGTTTGCGGCGTTCGGATTGGCGGCGGCGGCGACACTCGGGCTTGTGGGCTGCGGGGACAGCGGCGTGCCCTCCGGGCTGACGGGCGACCTCGATATCGACGGCTCCTCGACCGTCTTCCCGATCACCGAAGCGGTGGCAGAAGACTTCCGCGGTCCCAACCCGGACATGCGTGTCACGGTCGGCGTGTCGGGCACGGGCGGCGGGTTCAAGCGGTTCGCGGCCGGCGAGACCGACATCTCCGACGCGTCGCGCCCGATCAAGCAGAAAGAGATCGACGCCTGCGCCGAGAACGACATCGAGTTCATCGAGATCCCTGTGGCGTATGACGGCCTTTCGATCGTTGTCAACCCCGCCAACACGTGGGCACAAGACCTGACGGTCGACGAGCTCAAGCTCATCTTCCTCGAGGGCTCGACCGTGCAGAACTGGTCCGATGTGCGCGACGGCTGGCCCGACACGCCGATCAAGCTGTTCATCCCCGGCACCGACTCGGGCACGTTCGACTACTTCAAGGAAGTCGTCGCGGGTAAAGAGGGCTCGATCCGAAGCGACGTCACGGCCTCGGAAGACGACAACGTCCTGGTCAACGGCATCGCCGGCGACGAAGGCGCGATCGGGTTCTTCGGCTGTGCCTACTACTTCGAGAACACCGACAAGCTCCGCGCCGTCACCATCAACGGCGTGGGCCCGACACCCGAGACGATCGAGAACGGCAGCTACGCCCCGTTCAGCCGGCCGCTGTTCATCTACGTGAACAAGGCCTCCGCCGAGGAAGCGCACGTCCAGGCATTCATCGAGTTCTACCTCGACGAGGGCCCGGCCTTGGCCCAGGAAGTCGGCTACGTCCAGCTGCCCGCACCGATCCAGACCGCCATCCGCGCCCGCTGGGAAGCCCGGACCACCGGCACACTGTTCCTCGACGCCGCAGGTGAAAAAGTCACCGGCCCGCTGACGGACATCTACAACTAAACCCCACCCGTGAGGGGAAGAGCCCTCGGCGGGCCGGTCCAGCGATCGGCCCGCCGATTCCAGTCCTACACCGCAGACGCGACGCCATGACCCAGCTCCAAGCCAGCCGCATCCTGATCCCCGAGCGACGCCGCAGCACCGCCAAGCGCGACGCGGGCGAGCTCGTGATCCGCATCGCGCTGACCCTTTGCGGCGTGCTGACGATCGTCTGCACCACGCTGATCATCTTCGTCCTCGCACGCAACGGGCTCAAGTTCTTCACGATCGCCGACGTGACGCCTTGGGCATTCTTCACCGGCAGGGAGTGGGCCCCGCTGCTCGCCCACCCGCCGAAGTTCGGCGTGCTGCCGCTGGTCATGGGCACGATGCTCGTCGCCGTCATCGCGATGTGTGTCGCCCTCCCGCTTGGGCTCCTCGCGGCGGTCTGGCTCAGCGAATACGCCTCGCCGCGAGCGAGATCGATCGTCAAGCCGACGCTCGAACTCCTCGCCGGCATCCCCACCGTCGTGCTCGGCTTCTTCGCGCTGATGGTCATCACACCGATGCTCCAGGGCGCGTTCAACTGGACGGGCTTTATCGAGTTCGATGCGTTTAGCGCCATGGCGGCCGGGCTCGCCGTCGGCTTCCTGTGCCTGCCCACCGTCTGCTCGCTGTGCGAGGACGCGCTCCGCATGGTGCCCGACTCGCTCCGCCAAGGCGCACTCGGCCTGGGTGCAAGCCGGTTCGAGACCGCGGTCCGCGTGCTCATCCCCGCGGCCCTGTCGGGCATCGTCTCGGCCTTCCTCCTCGCCATGGCCCGCGCCGTGGGCGAGACCATGATCGTCGCCATCGCCGCCGGCTCTATGGCCGTCTTCACCGCCGACCCCTCCAGCCAGGTCCAGACCATCACCGGCCACATGGTCTCTATGTTCCTGGGCGACGTCAGCAACTTCGGCGTCGAGTACTTCTCGAGCTACGCCGTGGGCGCCGTCCTCTTCCTTATCACCCTCGCGATGACCTTCGCCGGCCACATCGTCCGCATGAAGTACCGCCAGGCCTACGAATGAACTCCACCGCACCCTCACTCAAAGACGCGCCGCGCCGCTCAAACCGAGGACGCCAACGCACCGAACAGACGTTCAAAATCGTCTGCCTCGTCGCGCTCATCATCACCTTCGGTGTGCTCATCACCCTGCTCGGCTCGGTCGCGTGGATGGGCGTCAAGTACCTCGACATCAGCTTCCTCACCGACCTCCCCTCCCGACGACCCGGCAAGGCCGGCATCATGCCCGCGCTCATGGGCACCCTCTGGGCCTGCCTCATCTGCGCACTCACCGCCATCCCCATCGGCGTGGGTACCGCCATCCTCCTCGAAGAGTACCGGCCCAAGAGCAAGCTCGGCCGAAAACTCATCGACATCGTCCAGCTCAACATCACCAACCTCGCCGGCGTCCCGTCTATCGTCTACGGCGTGCTCGGGCTCACCGTCTTCGTCTACCTCTTCAAGACCGCCGCCGACTCCAACGTCGCAACCCCCTGGTCGATCGGCTCGCCCAATAGCTGGCTCTACCTCCAACTCCCTATGGGCCGAAGCGTCCTGGCCGGCGGGCTCACCCTCGCGCTCGTGATCATGCCCGTCATCATCACCGCCGCCGCCGAGGCCATCCGCGCCGTCCCCTCCTCGCTCAAGCAGGCCTCACTCGCACTGGGCGCCACCCGCTGGCAGACCATCCGCCGCGTCGTCCTGCCCAAGGCCCTGCCCGGCATCGCCACCGGATCCATCCTCGCCATGAGCCGGGCCATCGGCGAGGCCGCGCCCGTCCTCATGATCTCCGGCGCCGTCTTCCTCACCTTCGCGCCGCGAAACCTCATGGACAAGTTCACCGTCATGCCGCTCCAGATCTACAACTGGGTCGGCAAACCCCAGGAAGAATTCCACCAGGTCGCCGCCACCGGGATCGTCGTCCTGCTCGCCGTCCTCCTGCTGTTCAACGGCGTCGCCGTCTTCATCCGCCAACGCGCCCAACGCCACGGCTAATACCGGACGCTTTCGCTTCAACGCCCCGCCTCGACCGACCGACCGTACCAAGGAGCCAACGATGTCACTGATCTCCAACGACCGAGGACTCGACATGACCACCGCCGACCCCATGTTCGACGGTGAAACCGTCAGCCGACCACCGCTCCAGCACGACCCGGTCCAGACCACCCCCATGATCCGCATCAAGGGGTTCGACTGCTTCTATGGCAACGCCCAAGCCATCTTCAGCCAGACGATGGATATCGCCGAGAACCAGGTCACCGCCCTCATCGGCCCCAGCGGCTGCGGCAAATCCACCCTCCTGCGCTGGATCAACCGCATGAACGACGAGATCCCCAGCGCCCACGCCAGCGGCAGCATCACCATCGACGGCCAGGAGATCCTCGGCAAAGGCGTCGACCTCGTCGAGCTCCGCCTCAAGGTCGGCATGGTCTTCCAGAAACCCAACCCCTTCCCCAAATCCATCTTCGAAAACGTCGCCTTCGGCCCACGCCTGCACTACAAGCTCAGCAAGTCCGAGATCAGCGACATCGTCGAACGCTCCCTCACCCGCGCCGGGCTCTGGGACGAAGTCAAAGACCGCCTCAAAGAGTCCGCGCTCGGCCTCTCGGGTGGCCAGCAGCAGCGGCTATGCATCGCCCGCACCATGGCCGTCGAGCCCACGGTGATCCTCATGGACGAGCCCTGCTCCGCGCTCGACCCCAAGTCCACCGCCCGCATCGAAGAACTCGTCGACGAGCTGCGTGGCCGATACACCATCCTCATGGTCACCCACAACATGCAACAGGCCGCCCGCGTCTCCGACGAAACCGCCTTCATGTTCCAAGGCGAACTCATCGAGTTCGGCCGCACCGAACAGGTCTTCCACGAGCCCAAAGAGAAGCAGACCGAAGACTACATCAGCGGCCGGTTCGGGTAAGCGAAGCAGACCGAATAGGCATGATTCACCCCGTACGCGGTTTGGTAACAAAGCCAAACCGCGTGCGTTTTTGCCGGCATCGACGGCAGGCTTGCTTCCATCTACCAAGCTCAGTGGGTGACGCGCAGCGCCCCGAGTGAATGACGACGGACACGATGCGCAAGACGCCGCGCGTCGCCCGCGAAACGTATCATACGCATCACAGTTGATTCGCGAGCGTTTCTTCCGGGGTGCCACACAACTCCCGCAGGGCTGCTGTGTGCGACAACCCGATGCCATTTTTCGTCCCGGCACACAGCAGGCCTGCGGACAGGCCAGTTGTGTGGCACCCCGGAACGCGTGTTCTTGCTGGGATGTGTATCACAGCCACTTCAGCTTGCGCAGGATCGCGATCTCGATGACGGAGATCACGACGAGGATCGCGCAGACGATGGCGAAGGCCCAGCCGCTGTCGACGCCCGGCATGCCGCCGACGTTGATGCCCAGGAGGCCGGTCAAGAGCCCGAGGGGCAGGAAGATCGCGGTGACCATCGAGAGCACGTAGAGCGTGCGGTTGGTGTGCTCGGCGAGGCGCGAGGCGAGTTCCTCCTGAATCACCACCGCGCGGTCGCGTACCAGGTCGAGGTCCTCGACGTAGCGTGTCACGCGGTCGGCGACGTCGCGCAGACGCGCCCGGTCGCTCGGGTCCAGCCAGGCCAGATCGGCGATCATCAGCCCGGCCAGCGCATCGCGCTGGGGCGAGAGGAACCGGCGGATCTTGATGGCCTTTCGCCGGGTGTTCGAGATCCGCGCGCGCAGCGCGTAGGTCTCGTGGGTCAGGACTTCTTCCTCGAGCGCGTCGGCCTCATCGTCAAGTTCATGGACGACGGCGCCTGCGCGTTCGACCAGTCGCTGGGCCAGCGCGATGAGCATGCCCGGCGCGTCGTTGGGGCCTTTGCCCTTGAGGAGCAGGTCGCGCACATCCTCGACAGCCATGAGTTTGTCGCGGCGGAGGGTGATGATGCGGTTGTGCTCGACCCACATGCGGAGCGAGACCATGTCTTCGGGGTCGGCGCCGGGGTTGAGGTTGACGCCGCGCATGTTGATCTGCAGCCCGTCGCCGACGACATGGCTGCGCGGGCGGGACTCGTGGGCGACCAGGGCGTTGGCGGTGTCGGTGTCGAGCCCGCTTTTGTCCCGGAGCCAGGCCTTGACGCGGTCCTGGGTGCAGTCGAGGTGGACCCAGACGAGGGAGTCATCGTGCCAGTGGGCGTCGATACCGGGCCAGTCCTGTTCGGCTGCGCCGCCCTTGGCATCCAGCATCATCGCGAAGATCAGCCCGTCGCCGGTCGTCTGCATGGCATACTCCATTGGCTATCGGTTTCAATCAACGCGACGTCGGCGACCACGATACCGCGCGGCTACACCTCGGGGGGAGGTTCGGCCGTTGGCGCGGCGCCCTCGCCCGAATTGATCGGCGTGCCGCCGGCCATGAATGGGACATCCGAAGAGCGCAGGTGCAGGTCGCGCTGAGGGAACGGGATCTCGATGCCCGCGTCTTTGAGCGCTTTGTTGAGCTCCATGTGCAGGTCGTGGCGGACGGGCCAGCGGTGCTGGAAATCTTTGACGAACACGCGGATGTCGAAGTCGAGCGAGCTCTCGCCAAAGCCTACGAAGAGGATCGCGGGCTTGGGCATCTCGAGCACGAGCGGGCTGGCCTTGACGACATCGGTCAGGATTTTTTGCGTGAGGGTCGTGTCTGAGCCGTAGGCGACGCCGACACGGATGTTGATGCGGGTGATGGGGTCGGTGAGGGTCCAGTTGATGACGTGTGCGGTGATGAAGTTTTTGTTGGGGACGAGGATCTCGCGGTTGTCGAGGTCGATGATGGTGGTGGCGCGGATCTGGATGCGTGCGACGTTGCCGGAGAGGTCGTTGACGGTGACGGTATCGCCGACGCGGATGGGGCGTTCGAAGAGGATGATGATGCCGGAGACGAAGTTCGCGACGATTTCCTGGAGGCCGAAGCCCAGGCCGACGCCCAGCGCGGCGACGATAAACTGCATCTTGCCCCAACTGATGCCGACCCGGTCGAAGGCGATAAACAGGCCGACGGCCATGATGAGGTAGCGGCTGATGGCGGTGACGGCGTAGCGTGTGCCCGAGTCGATGGACATGCGCTGGAGCAGGGTGATCTCGAGGACACCGGGCAGGTTGCGTGCGGCGATGACGGTGAGCGTCGTGATGACCATCGCGACGATCAGGCTCCAGACGGTGACGGACGAGACCTCCTCGCCGTCGGGGGTCGTCACGGTGCTGCTCCAGAGCGAGACCTCATCGAGGACGCCCAGCGCGGGGATGAGGTCGCGCCAGATGAGGTAGAAGAGGAAGAAGAAGCAGGTGCCGATGGTCGCGCGCAAGAGCGCGCGGGTCTGTGTGCTGACCGAGGACAGGTCGATCGCGGGGACTTCGAGCGCCTGAGGGACCGCCTCGCCCGATGCCCCGGCCTCGCCCGCGGCGGCGGCGGCCTCGTTGGCGGCGATCTGCTTTTGCCGCTGCTCACGTGCCCGCGCGATTGCGAGTCGGCGGTGTGCGACCACCAGCCAGCGCATCGCCATGCTGTATGTGATCAGCCCGACGAGCGCGACCCAAGCACTGTTAAAGAGCTGGCCCTGGATCTTCAGCGCGGTCTCGTAGTACCCCACCGCTGCGACGACGGCCAGGACGATCGGCGCGACCGCGATCAGCGGGAACCAGATCAGCCGGGTGCGCCAAGCGAGGCTCTGGCGTTTGAGCGAGGCCGCGGCCGTCCCGCGTTTGGGGTGCAGCACGAAGAACAGGAACACCGACATCGCGGCCGAGGCGGTTAGAAACAACAGCCGGCCCAGGCCGTTCTGGTAGATGATGTTGCCCGACAGCTCGGTCATCGGGACGATCAGCGCGGCCGGAAAGATCGCAAGGATCAGCCAGCGCAGGTTGCTGGCAAGGACGACGCGGGCGCGGTCGGACCAGCGGAAGTGGACCTCGATCAGGCCGTGGTGCTTGCACATGACCTGGAAGGTGCGCAGCAGGAACAGGACGATGCCCGCGTTGAGCAGGCCGCCGCCCAGCGAGGTGACGAAGAGCCCGGCCGACGAGGTATAGAGCAGGAAGCCGACCCAGCCCATCATGAGCGAGACGGGCAGCGCGAGCAGCAGCGTGATCAGCAGTGCTTTGAGTGTGAGCCAGAAGTTGTCGCCCCAGACCTGGCCGACCTTCTCGGCGATCTGCGTGAGCCCGGCGATCAGTCGACCACGCATGACAAGCAGGCCGGTGAAGACCAGCACCGCCAGCACCGACGGCAGCGGCGTCTGCGTGGCACGTTTCGCCAGTGCCACCCCGGCAAGCCGCCAGCTATCGACATGCGTCAACCAACGCACCCCCACCTCGATCCGCCCGGGCCAGAGCGGGCCGATCGGTGCCGCGCTGGGCAGCCAGAGCAACCGCTCCTCTAATGTGCGCGACAGCTCCTGCGCACCTTCGACCAGCGCCCGGTCGGTTGTGTTCAGGCGTTCGAGACGCTCAATGTAGGTGCTGTACGTCGTTTCCAAGGGTGACAGCACGGCCTGCCGGCTCTCCATCAGCTTGGAAAGCTCGGCCCGGTTGGCCTCGGACAACGCGGGAGCGTCCGGGTTCTCCTCGGCCCACTGAACGATCTGGAGTGCACGTGCCTGCTCCGGGTCGGCGAGGCGGCGCAGGCGTTCCTGGATGCGCAGACGCTGGAGCCGGGTGTTGATGATCTCCTCATCGCGTCGCGCGATCCGGCTTCGGATCGTCGCGGTCTCGGGCAAGTGCGACCGCAGCTCACGCAGCAGCTCCGAAAAATCTTCGCCCACCGCGCCGATCGCCATGATCTGGCTCAAGCTCTCGCGGTTTTCCTCGAACTCTGTGGCGCGGCGTTCGGCGAGCGCCTGCTCCGTGATCAGCGCCTCGGCATTGCCGACCGTCTCGTTCAAGTCCTCGCTGAACTCGGTCGTCATCTTGGCATAGCCAGCCAGCATCGGGTGGCTACGCGCGAGAAGCGCGGCCTCCTGTTGAGACTGCGCAAGCTGCGCCGCCGCGTCCGCCCGGCGGCGGGCCGAGGCACGATCCGACAGCTCCTGGATCGCTTCGTCCAGCTTCGCCAGCTGCACCCGCGCGAGCGCTACCCGCGCGGCGTTGATCCGTTGGCGGTCGGGCAGGCTGACCAGTTCCAACTCCAGCGCCGTGATCCGCGCCGACCGCGCCTGCCGGTTCGCCTCCAGCGCCGTTTCGGCCGCGCGACGGACCGCCGTGGGCGTGTCCTCGGGTAGCGCGTCGAGCGCGAGGTCGGCCAGACGCTGCTGCTCAGCCGTGATCGACTCGCGCAGCGCGACCGAACGCGTCTCCAACACCGCCGACTCGGCCTCCAACTCCGTAATGCCGGTGCGCAGCTGCACAGCACGCCCGGCCGCGGCCTCCAACGCCGACTCCATCTCCGCCGTGCTCGGGTCCTCGGGCAGGAACTCATCGAGCACCGACACACCCACGGCCTTCCAGGCCTGCCGATTCAGCTGCGCCACCGTGCCCGACGACGACGCCGAGAGCGCACGAGAACGCTCCGCCGCCTCGACGTTCGTGCGTTGCTCCTCGATAAACCCAAGCGCGGTCTGAAACCGCGCCCGGGCCTGCTCCTTGATCTCATCGGACAGCTGCGGGTCCGCGAGCATCGTGTCCAGACGCGACTGCACCTCGTCTACCGTCAGCGCGACCGACGCCTCGGGCAGCACCTCCGGCGGGTCGGGCGTCTGCGGCTGCGCCACCACAATCGGCGCGACACCCAGCAGCACCACAAGCGCGAACCACCACGCCAAGGGGTGTCGCCGCAACTGAATCGGGGAGTCAAACATTGGGGCGAGTCGGGATAGGGCCGTGGTCGTCGGACACGATGGCGACC
The sequence above is a segment of the Phycisphaeraceae bacterium D3-23 genome. Coding sequences within it:
- a CDS encoding PKD domain-containing protein, encoding MPVSTLSARIATDSGRAYSSRGLLETLEPRLLFSATLLVDAGPDASADEGQSVDFVGTFDDQGGGTPGTFDLLSLTSNAVSEQRLRIDGERAVWDDGVDVYLFDGTTPGGVPNVINLSATVAGNAIDGQIDGDRVAFVASGSGGPGGVFVYEISTGSLTQISTSELAQDIQIQGDLVVWEQDNGAFQTILQYDLSNPPPFAGFVASPNSGPGTSGDMTDPVLEDGVVYWLAAGTGGFRDVFAKDLGSGVVYNVSETASQHDQGIRADGGVVTWNTVQQGSTFPDVYVFDGRGFDGTGAKPTAVQLDAAGIFDINARVSGTDVVWASVGAGVREIYHYNVDTATTTNLSNTATVLEGNPDISGNNVVWQGNNGSAEVIFHYDLAGGSLTQVGPAIEASTPAVSGNNIVYFDATSLLPAATTEVVFARGASAATYTFDWDFGDGTVLTDVTLNESHTYADNGSYTVALTVTASDGRVTTDTLTATVANVDPTLGAVAIDQAVIDEGGSVTVSGTFADAGTADTHTVSVDWGDGTTSNATVDQGAGTYSATHTYVDDDPTGTPSDVSAIAVTVTDDDAGSAAGASSVTVNNVGPSLSGVSLSSSSVDEGGGVTLTGSILDAGVNDTHTVEVDWGDGTTSNATVDQVAGTFTANHTYADDDPTGTASDLANIMITATDDDTGVGDAATSVTVNNLAPVVAAIAGPSEAVRGQAVTYTGSFTDAGVNDTHTLLFEVRDAANNVVASSTTDQVSFTPEGLGTHTVTLTVTDDDTGVGANSTTTQVATFTVVADPVDPGQTALLVGGGDNADRIRIRGNSSGLRVDVLDLATGESASASGLSADRIIVYGGDGDDNIRVNNSAGTTPADLFGGAGDDYLRGGQGDDTIVGGAGDDFISGHSGRDLTIGGQGSDIVIGNRHDDILVAGEYTQENDLAALRAIMAEWTRTDLGYSARVGNLMNGTGLNGSTILSDTTVLDDDRWDLLLGLQGQDWFLANDQQDWTDQRNNETLTDTQNDFLDSEEEEA
- a CDS encoding PstA family ABC transporter permease, with the protein product MNSTAPSLKDAPRRSNRGRQRTEQTFKIVCLVALIITFGVLITLLGSVAWMGVKYLDISFLTDLPSRRPGKAGIMPALMGTLWACLICALTAIPIGVGTAILLEEYRPKSKLGRKLIDIVQLNITNLAGVPSIVYGVLGLTVFVYLFKTAADSNVATPWSIGSPNSWLYLQLPMGRSVLAGGLTLALVIMPVIITAAAEAIRAVPSSLKQASLALGATRWQTIRRVVLPKALPGIATGSILAMSRAIGEAAPVLMISGAVFLTFAPRNLMDKFTVMPLQIYNWVGKPQEEFHQVAATGIVVLLAVLLLFNGVAVFIRQRAQRHG
- a CDS encoding PstS family phosphate ABC transporter substrate-binding protein; the encoded protein is MDCKTKFAAFGLAAAATLGLVGCGDSGVPSGLTGDLDIDGSSTVFPITEAVAEDFRGPNPDMRVTVGVSGTGGGFKRFAAGETDISDASRPIKQKEIDACAENDIEFIEIPVAYDGLSIVVNPANTWAQDLTVDELKLIFLEGSTVQNWSDVRDGWPDTPIKLFIPGTDSGTFDYFKEVVAGKEGSIRSDVTASEDDNVLVNGIAGDEGAIGFFGCAYYFENTDKLRAVTINGVGPTPETIENGSYAPFSRPLFIYVNKASAEEAHVQAFIEFYLDEGPALAQEVGYVQLPAPIQTAIRARWEARTTGTLFLDAAGEKVTGPLTDIYN
- the pstC gene encoding phosphate ABC transporter permease subunit PstC, with the protein product MTQLQASRILIPERRRSTAKRDAGELVIRIALTLCGVLTIVCTTLIIFVLARNGLKFFTIADVTPWAFFTGREWAPLLAHPPKFGVLPLVMGTMLVAVIAMCVALPLGLLAAVWLSEYASPRARSIVKPTLELLAGIPTVVLGFFALMVITPMLQGAFNWTGFIEFDAFSAMAAGLAVGFLCLPTVCSLCEDALRMVPDSLRQGALGLGASRFETAVRVLIPAALSGIVSAFLLAMARAVGETMIVAIAAGSMAVFTADPSSQVQTITGHMVSMFLGDVSNFGVEYFSSYAVGAVLFLITLAMTFAGHIVRMKYRQAYE
- the pstB gene encoding phosphate ABC transporter ATP-binding protein PstB, with amino-acid sequence MSLISNDRGLDMTTADPMFDGETVSRPPLQHDPVQTTPMIRIKGFDCFYGNAQAIFSQTMDIAENQVTALIGPSGCGKSTLLRWINRMNDEIPSAHASGSITIDGQEILGKGVDLVELRLKVGMVFQKPNPFPKSIFENVAFGPRLHYKLSKSEISDIVERSLTRAGLWDEVKDRLKESALGLSGGQQQRLCIARTMAVEPTVILMDEPCSALDPKSTARIEELVDELRGRYTILMVTHNMQQAARVSDETAFMFQGELIEFGRTEQVFHEPKEKQTEDYISGRFG